A portion of the Candidatus Eisenbacteria bacterium genome contains these proteins:
- a CDS encoding plasmid pRiA4b ORF-3 family protein translates to MAAVMRICELKVTLRDIDPPIWRRIRVRSSVTLAELHDTLQRAMGWSDSHLHQFVANGRRFGRVDPEFPKVENENKVSIGELLSEPGDRLEYEYDFGDCWRHEVVLEQVLGSERDAFYPRLTDGARACPPEDCGGAAGYEHLLTALAHPMHPEHRELTEWVGGAFDAEAFDLVERNRALQSASRQTRR, encoded by the coding sequence ATGGCCGCGGTCATGCGGATCTGCGAGCTCAAGGTCACGCTGCGCGACATTGATCCGCCGATCTGGCGACGCATTCGCGTGCGAAGCAGCGTGACGCTCGCCGAGCTGCACGACACGCTGCAGCGGGCGATGGGCTGGAGCGACAGTCACCTGCACCAGTTCGTCGCCAATGGCAGGCGGTTCGGCCGCGTCGACCCTGAGTTCCCGAAGGTCGAGAACGAGAACAAGGTCTCGATCGGCGAGCTGCTCAGCGAGCCCGGCGACCGGCTCGAGTACGAGTACGATTTCGGTGATTGCTGGCGGCACGAGGTGGTACTCGAGCAGGTGCTCGGATCCGAACGGGACGCCTTCTACCCGCGCTTGACGGATGGCGCGCGCGCCTGCCCGCCGGAGGACTGCGGCGGGGCGGCCGGATACGAGCACCTGCTCACGGCGCTCGCGCACCCGATGCACCCGGAGCATCGCGAGCTCACCGAGTGGGTGGGCGGCGCGTTCGACGCGGAGGCGTTCGACCTGGTCGAGCGGAATCGCGCGCTTCAGAGTGCGTCGAGGCAAACGAGGCGTTAG
- a CDS encoding SDR family oxidoreductase: MSTPRSAVITGAAQGIGRTTAEAFARAGWRVALIDLREPQATLESLHSLGAETFARAGDITDERVVDAFARETHERFGGAEALVNNAGIALISRAELTSAADYRHVLDVNLVAPFLLAKAFGARMLEAGHGSIVNVASVAGLVGVAERAAYNASKHGLIGLTRTLAAEWGGRGVRVNAVCPGWVKTEMDVASQSEGHYSDADITGRVPMGRFAAPEDVAQAILFLADQTKSRFINGAVLPVDGGWTADGGWESLRRSHQSPAPPAR; the protein is encoded by the coding sequence ATGAGCACACCCAGATCCGCCGTGATCACTGGCGCCGCGCAGGGAATTGGGCGCACCACCGCCGAGGCGTTCGCGCGGGCCGGCTGGCGCGTGGCGCTCATCGATCTGCGCGAGCCCCAGGCGACGCTCGAGTCGCTGCACTCACTCGGCGCCGAAACCTTCGCTCGCGCCGGTGACATCACGGACGAGCGCGTGGTCGACGCGTTCGCGAGAGAGACGCACGAGCGCTTTGGCGGAGCCGAGGCACTCGTCAACAACGCGGGCATCGCGTTGATCTCGCGTGCCGAGCTCACGTCCGCCGCCGACTATCGTCACGTTCTCGACGTGAACCTGGTCGCGCCCTTCCTGCTCGCAAAGGCATTTGGTGCGCGCATGCTCGAGGCGGGCCACGGCAGCATTGTGAACGTGGCGTCGGTGGCGGGGCTGGTCGGCGTCGCCGAACGAGCCGCCTACAACGCCTCGAAGCACGGACTGATCGGACTGACGCGCACGCTCGCCGCTGAGTGGGGCGGGCGCGGCGTTCGTGTGAACGCCGTGTGCCCGGGTTGGGTCAAGACCGAGATGGACGTGGCCTCCCAGTCCGAGGGCCACTACTCGGACGCCGACATCACCGGCCGCGTGCCGATGGGCCGCTTCGCTGCGCCCGAAGATGTGGCGCAGGCGATCCTGTTCCTCGCCGATCAGACGAAGAGCCGCTTCATCAACGGCGCCGTACTCCCGGTCGATGGCGGCTGGACCGCGGACGGCGGTTGGGAATCGCTGCGTCGCAGTCACCAGAGTCCTGCGCCGCCTGCACGGTGA
- a CDS encoding VOC family protein has protein sequence MTPKNTICLWFDHDAHEAARFYAATFPDSRVNAVHKAPSDYPGGREGDELTVEFTVLGIPCLGLNGGPAFKHSEAFSFQIATDNQEETDRYWNAIVGNGGQESACGWCKDRWGLNWQITPRVLIDALAAGGLEAKRAFEAMMPMTKIDVATIEAARRG, from the coding sequence ATGACGCCAAAGAACACGATCTGCCTGTGGTTCGACCACGACGCGCATGAAGCGGCGCGCTTCTACGCGGCCACCTTTCCGGATTCCAGGGTGAACGCCGTGCACAAGGCGCCGAGTGATTACCCGGGCGGCAGAGAGGGCGATGAACTGACGGTGGAGTTCACCGTTCTGGGCATTCCCTGTCTCGGACTCAACGGCGGCCCGGCGTTCAAGCACAGCGAGGCCTTCTCCTTCCAGATCGCGACCGACAATCAGGAAGAGACGGACCGCTACTGGAACGCGATCGTCGGCAATGGGGGCCAGGAGAGTGCGTGCGGTTGGTGCAAGGACCGCTGGGGTCTCAATTGGCAGATCACGCCTCGCGTGCTCATCGATGCGCTGGCGGCGGGTGGCCTCGAAGCCAAGCGTGCGTTCGAGGCGATGATGCCGATGACGAAGATCGACGTCGCCACCATCGAGGCGGCGCGGCGGGGCTGA
- a CDS encoding SgcJ/EcaC family oxidoreductase, translating to MGPDEREIREVHSTWITAVNAGDLIRLHSLMADDVVFINPGQAPSGQDGLSANFTAGHREFHISCSSELEEVVVVGEVAYTRSRDALSVTPRAGGEATQLAGHRLTVYRKQPDGRWLLARDAHTVSPVEEPKS from the coding sequence ATGGGGCCCGATGAACGAGAAATAAGAGAGGTTCACTCGACCTGGATCACTGCCGTCAATGCCGGCGATCTGATTCGCTTGCATTCGTTGATGGCGGACGATGTCGTGTTCATCAATCCGGGCCAAGCGCCGTCCGGCCAGGATGGACTCTCCGCCAACTTCACGGCCGGGCACCGGGAGTTTCACATCAGCTGCAGCAGCGAGTTGGAAGAGGTCGTCGTCGTCGGTGAAGTCGCGTACACGCGGAGCCGCGACGCGTTGTCGGTGACCCCGCGCGCCGGCGGGGAAGCGACGCAGCTCGCCGGTCATCGATTGACGGTGTACCGCAAACAGCCCGACGGCCGCTGGCTCCTGGCCCGCGATGCCCATACGGTGTCCCCGGTCGAGGAACCGAAATCGTAA